The Vibrio tarriae genome includes a window with the following:
- the ubiK gene encoding ubiquinone biosynthesis accessory factor UbiK, which produces MFDAKKLEQIAKQIHEAMPQPVKELGADVEQKVRQVIQGQLNKLDVVSREEFDVQTQVLLRTRQKLTELEQKMAELEAKLADK; this is translated from the coding sequence ATGTTTGATGCCAAAAAACTCGAGCAGATCGCCAAGCAAATCCATGAAGCCATGCCACAACCCGTCAAAGAACTGGGTGCTGATGTAGAACAGAAAGTGCGTCAGGTCATTCAAGGCCAACTGAACAAACTGGATGTGGTCAGCCGCGAAGAGTTTGATGTGCAAACTCAAGTGCTGTTACGCACTCGCCAAAAGCTTACTGAGTTAGAGCAGAAAATGGCTGAGCTTGAAGCCAAATTAGCGGATAAATAA
- the ilvC gene encoding ketol-acid reductoisomerase, with the protein MANYFNTLNLREQLDQLGRCRFMAREEFATEADYLKGKKVVIVGCGAQGLNQGLNMRDSGLDVSYALRQAAIDEQRQSFKNAKNNGFNVGSYEQLIPTADLVINLTPDKQHTSVVNAVMPLMKQGAALGYSHGFNIVEEGMQIRKDITVVMVAPKCPGTEVREEYKRGFGVPTLIAVHPENDPQGEGWEIAKAWAAATGGHRAGCLASSFVAEVKSDLMGEQTILCGMLQAGSIVCYEKMVADGIDPGYAGKLLQFGWETITEALKFGGITHMMDRLSNPAKIKAFELSEELKALMRPLYNKHMDDIISGHFSSTMMADWANDDKDLFGWRAETAETAFENYPTTDVKIAEQEYFDNGILMIAMVRAGVELAFEAMTASGIIDESAYYESLHELPLIANTVARKRLYEMNVVISDTAEYGNYLFANVAVPLLREKFMPNVGTDVIGKGLGVVSNQVDNATLIEVNSIIRNHPVEYIGEELRGYMKDMKRIAVGD; encoded by the coding sequence ATGGCGAATTATTTCAATACGCTGAATCTGCGTGAACAGTTGGATCAACTTGGTCGTTGCCGTTTTATGGCGCGTGAAGAGTTTGCAACCGAAGCTGACTACCTAAAAGGTAAGAAAGTGGTGATCGTGGGCTGTGGGGCTCAAGGCCTAAACCAAGGCCTCAATATGCGTGATTCAGGTTTGGATGTTTCTTACGCTCTACGTCAGGCTGCGATTGATGAACAGCGTCAGTCATTTAAGAATGCCAAGAATAATGGCTTCAACGTGGGTAGTTATGAACAACTCATCCCAACCGCAGATTTGGTGATTAACTTGACGCCAGATAAGCAGCACACCAGTGTGGTCAATGCGGTGATGCCTCTGATGAAGCAAGGTGCTGCCTTGGGTTACTCACACGGTTTTAATATCGTTGAAGAGGGCATGCAGATCCGTAAAGACATCACGGTTGTGATGGTGGCACCAAAATGTCCGGGTACGGAAGTTCGTGAAGAGTATAAGCGTGGTTTTGGCGTTCCTACTCTGATCGCGGTACACCCTGAAAACGATCCGCAAGGTGAAGGTTGGGAAATTGCTAAAGCGTGGGCTGCGGCAACGGGTGGTCATCGTGCGGGCTGTTTAGCTTCTTCTTTTGTGGCGGAAGTGAAATCTGACTTGATGGGTGAGCAAACCATTCTCTGCGGTATGCTGCAAGCGGGCTCTATCGTTTGTTACGAGAAAATGGTTGCTGATGGCATCGACCCTGGTTATGCGGGCAAGCTTTTGCAATTTGGTTGGGAAACCATTACCGAAGCACTCAAGTTTGGCGGTATTACTCATATGATGGATCGCCTGTCTAACCCTGCAAAAATTAAAGCGTTTGAGCTGTCTGAAGAGTTGAAAGCTCTGATGCGCCCGCTGTACAACAAGCATATGGATGACATCATTTCTGGCCACTTCTCTAGCACCATGATGGCGGACTGGGCGAATGATGATAAAGACTTGTTCGGCTGGCGTGCAGAAACTGCTGAAACTGCCTTTGAGAACTACCCAACAACCGACGTAAAAATTGCTGAGCAAGAATACTTTGATAACGGTATTTTGATGATTGCAATGGTGCGTGCTGGGGTTGAGTTGGCGTTTGAAGCGATGACCGCATCAGGCATCATCGATGAGTCGGCTTATTATGAATCACTGCATGAACTCCCACTGATTGCCAATACGGTAGCGCGTAAGCGTCTGTATGAAATGAACGTGGTAATCTCTGACACCGCAGAGTACGGTAACTACCTGTTTGCCAACGTGGCGGTACCGCTGCTGCGTGAAAAGTTCATGCCGAATGTAGGCACTGATGTGATTGGTAAAGGTTTGGGTGTGGTCTCTAATCAAGTCGATAACGCCACACTGATCGAAGTAAACAGCATCATCCGCAATCATCCAGTGGAATACATTGGTGAAGAGCTGCGCGGCTATATGAAAGACATGAAGCGTATCGCGGTGGGTGATTAA
- the ilvY gene encoding HTH-type transcriptional activator IlvY, translating to MNIKTLQLFMHLCDCKNFSKTASAMHLSPSALSRQIQKLEQDLGHTLFLRDNRSVELTPAAHQLLPVAARIIHDWRQFTTELNDHSQELRGEIKLFCSVTASYSHLPELLSSFRLKHPYIEFKLLTGDPAQAIDKILHDDADIAISAMPEQLPSRIEFATISEIPLSVIAPLGISSFMDELQKEQPDWNEIPFIVPESGTARDRANTWFKQMKIKPNIYAQIAGHEAIVSLVALGCGVGIAPDVVINNSPVRDKIQRLSVTPIKPFMLGVCCKRSQLDNPLVQALWRVVSAKKSVVDK from the coding sequence GTGAACATCAAAACTCTGCAGCTATTCATGCATCTATGTGACTGCAAAAATTTCAGTAAAACCGCTTCTGCAATGCATCTCAGCCCTTCCGCACTCAGTCGGCAGATACAGAAGCTGGAGCAAGATTTAGGTCACACACTTTTTCTGCGCGACAACCGCAGTGTTGAACTCACTCCCGCAGCCCACCAATTACTGCCCGTTGCGGCACGCATCATTCACGACTGGCGACAATTCACTACCGAACTCAACGATCACAGCCAAGAACTGCGAGGAGAGATAAAGCTATTCTGCTCTGTTACGGCCAGTTATAGCCACTTACCTGAGCTTCTCAGCTCGTTTCGCCTCAAACATCCTTATATCGAATTTAAACTGCTAACAGGCGATCCGGCACAAGCGATCGATAAAATCCTGCACGATGACGCAGATATAGCGATTTCTGCGATGCCTGAACAACTGCCAAGCCGCATTGAATTCGCCACAATCAGTGAGATCCCTCTTTCCGTCATCGCACCACTTGGGATCAGCAGCTTTATGGATGAGCTACAAAAAGAGCAGCCTGATTGGAATGAAATACCCTTTATTGTTCCGGAGTCGGGAACCGCGCGCGATAGAGCCAATACCTGGTTTAAGCAGATGAAGATAAAACCCAATATCTATGCTCAGATCGCAGGACATGAAGCGATTGTTAGCTTGGTGGCTCTTGGATGTGGAGTAGGGATTGCTCCGGATGTGGTTATCAATAACAGCCCTGTGCGTGACAAGATCCAGCGCTTAAGCGTCACCCCCATCAAACCCTTTATGCTCGGTGTTTGCTGCAAGCGTTCACAGTTAGATAATCCGCTTGTCCAAGCACTGTGGCGGGTCGTTTCGGCAAAGAAAAGTGTTGTTGATAAATAA